The proteins below come from a single Aspergillus oryzae RIB40 DNA, chromosome 5 genomic window:
- a CDS encoding lipase ROG1 family protein (predicted alpha/beta hydrolase), with protein MEIKEHMYVLATMVPRLEREYTVTYTPAADTASSIPGELFVKVKNTSAIPLRAAYLHGPYTLYTSCYPSTFDPNVKLDQQATEGIPQFEPYLKAGGSWNAVITVPRRLRQKPEVASAEPQSHQKVTWIIEIVSQVIFSSTASVNFELLVGRDQKSVELYSSSAASTTGFQAAQLSDHWLPNAKGKQVFATNGVYSRSITLQIDDTVSLWNTPAFPSSDKSCGAEKDKGPSEDSPTNNDEASTRPSEPVNQSHNNRRKKKIHLVVLTHGLHSNLGADMLYLKESIDTAARKAKEQAYNARQKHKSEQSSNHDADADADDADDADDADDADDADDADDADDADDDDDDDDDDDDDDDDEQVIVRGFPGNAVRTERGIQYLGKRLAKYVLLMTYPDQPCNPYHNAKAKTLPKSLAPWRNAAAEFPKDHTASVPGPTGGGHAYRVTSISFIGHSLGGLIQTYAIAYIQKHSPEFFDVVRPVNFIALATPFLGLSNENPMYIRFALDLGLVGRTGQDLGLSWTAPRVRSGWESIIGGKGNSSKQQGQSDAGSKPLLRILPCGPAHEVLAKFQHRTVYSNVVNDGIVPLRTSCLLFLDWRGLERVEKARRENGIGPPSPCAPTHESYADSQPSEEYGLYAPPKTTLFESASDLLMPPLPPIEFIIDPTSRPRTIFHDRVYSPEDIPPPLTPKRRTLTFGSSQSKVSKTGPFSSDESPHRGSNESESGLKVEEKIARAYHRDLTWRKVLVRLEPDAHNNIIVRRMFTNAYGWPVVKHLVDTHFGYTSAAQSKDDSAKRVERAMPPAVPTNSLGEEVQGQVEHL; from the exons CCGGCAGCCGACACCGCCAGTTCCATACCAGGGGAATTATTTGTGAAAGTCAAGAATACATCTGCAATTCCCCTCCGAGCTGCGTACCTTCATGGCCCATATACCCTCTATACGTCCTGCTACCCATCCACGTTCGACCCAAATGTCAAACTCGATCAGCAAGCCACCGAAGGCATTCCGCAGTTTGAACCTTATCTCAAAGCTGGGGGCAGTTGGAATGCCGTCATCACCGTGCCCCGGCGTCTTCGTCAAAAGCCAGAGGTCGCTTCCGCCGAGCCCCAAAGTCACCAGAAAGTAACGTGGATCATAGAGATTGTATCCCAAGTGATATTTTCGAGTACTGCATCCGTCAATTTTGAGCTTTTGGTGGGCCGCGACCAAAAATCAGTGGAGCTATATTCCTCTAGTGCCGCGTCGACCACCGGGTTCCAAGCAGCTCAACTAAGTGACCACTGGTTACCGAATGCGAAAGGCAAGCAAGTGTTTGCTACAAACGGGGTGTATTCCAGATCTATAACGTTGCAGATAGATGATACTGTGAGTCTCTGGAACACGCCCGCCTTTCCTTCGTCCGACAAAAGCTGCGGGGCGGAAAAGGATAAAGGGCCAAGCGAAGACAGTCCAACAAACAATGACGAAGCGTCGACGAGACCCAGCGAGCCAGTTAATCAGTCGCATAACAACAGGcgtaaaaagaaaatacacCTTGTGGTTCTGACCCATGGCCTACATAGCAACCTTGGTGCTGACATGCTTTATCTTAAGGAGAGCATTGATACTGCAGCCAGAAAAGCTAAGGAACAAGCCTATAATGCTCGTCAAAAACATAAAAGCGAACAGAGCAGCAaccatgatgctgatgctgatgctgatgatgctgatgatgctgatgatgctgatgatgctgatgatgctgatgatgctgatgatgctgatgatgctgatgatgatgatgatgatgatgatgatgatgacgacgacgacgacgatgagcAAGTCATTGTTAGAGGATTTCCTGGCAATGCAGTCCGTACGGAACGCGGGATTCAGTATCTTGGCAAGCGTCTCGCCAAATATGTCTTGCTAATGACATATCCAGACCAGCCTTGCAACCCTTATCACAATGCAAAGGCCAAAACCCTACCAAAATCTCTCGCCCCCTGGAGGAACGCGGCGGCGGAGTTTCCTAAGGACCATACGGCTTCTGTGCCAGGGCCAACCGGAGGGGGTCATGCCTATCGAGTCACTAGCATCAGCTTTATCGGCCATTCTCTCGGCGGACTCATTCAGACATATGCCATAGCATACATTCAGAAACATTCTCCTGAATTCTTTGATGTGGTTAGGCCCGTTAACTTCATCGCCTTAGCGACACCTTTTCTCGGTTTGAGTAACGAAAACCCTATGTACATCCGCTTTGCCTTAGACTTAGGTCTGGTTGGTCGGACGGGCCAGGATCTAGGACTTAGTTGGACAGCGCCTCGAGTGAGAAGTGGCTGGGAATCTATAATTGGTGGGAAAGGCAATTCCTCTAAACAACAAGGACAATCAGATGCTGGATCAAAACCTCTATTGAGAATCCTTCCCTGTGGTCCTGCACATGAAGTTCTCGCCAAATTCCAGCATCGTACAGTCTACTCTAATGTGGTCAATGATGGCATTGTACCTTTGAGGacttcttgtcttcttttcctcgacTGGAGAGGATTAGAACGAGTTGAAAAGGCGCGGAGAGAAAATGGGATA GGACCGCCGTCTCCTTGTGCACCTACTCATGAATCATATGCCGATAGTCAACCGTCTGAAGAGTATGGGCTTTATGCGCCGCCAAAGACGACCCTCTTTGAGTCAGCCAGTGATCTTCTCATGCCACCCCTTCCGCCTATTGAATTTATAATTGATCCTACTTCAAGACCTCGAACTATTTTCCATGACCGGGTCTATAGCCCTGAGGACATACCTCCCCCCTTGACTCCTAAGAGACGAACCTTAACCTTTGGTTCTTCCCAAAGTAAGGTCTCGAAAACAGGGCCATTTTCATCGGATGAATCTCCACATCGTGGCTCAAACGAGAGCGAGAGTGGGCTCAAagtcgaagagaagatcgcCAGGGCTTATCACCGTGACTTAACGTGGCGAAAAGTTCTCGTTCGCCTTGAACCAGATGCACACAACAATATCATTGTTCGACGAATGTTCACGAACGCGTATGGCTGGCCCGTGGTAAAGCATCTTGTTGATACTCACTTTGGGTATACATCTGCGGCCCAATCTAAAGATGATTCCGCGAAAAGGGTGGAAAGGGCAATGCCACCCGCAGTCCCAACAAATAGCTTAGGTGAAGAAGTGCAAGGACAAGTTGAACACCTATAG